In one Solanum dulcamara chromosome 1, daSolDulc1.2, whole genome shotgun sequence genomic region, the following are encoded:
- the LOC129891514 gene encoding alkane hydroxylase MAH1-like, whose translation MAIVGLGYIEIFLAILCFFLFHALKKTKGPRKWPIIGMLPSILYHIKHIHERITVIMRRSGGTFLSKGPIFTNMDILTTVDPANVHYIMSQNFMNFPKGPKFKEFFDVLGDGIFNADMDLWKIQRKTTRALITHQQFYKFLIKTSREKVEKGLIQVLDHVCNKGVIVDLQDLFQRFTFDTTCILVTGYDPGCVSIDFPHVPFSKAMDDAEEAILFRHVMPGPIWRLQKWLGIGEEKKLSKAWKTMDNVIGNYISKKRDELTKMETHDQLKENDEGFDLLTFYLKEGENLGVNCDDKFLRDTILNLMIAGRDTTSSALTWFIWLVTKNPQVEKKLREEINSIIPKEEATKWRLFNVHELNKLVYLHGALCDSLRLYPPVPFQHKEPLQEDTLPSGHKVHPKMKIMFSLYAMGRMESIWGGDCLEFKPERWISETGTIKHEPSYKFLAFNAGPRTCLGKEVAFTQMKAVAATIIHNYQVEVVEGYPIEPNASVILYMRHGFKVRISRRWTN comes from the coding sequence atggcaaTTGTTGGATTAGGTTACATTGAAATTTTCCTAGCAATACTATGTTTTTTCTTGTTTCATGCCCTAAAAAAAACAAAGGGCCCTAGAAAATGGCCAATTATTGGTATGTTACCAAGTATACTTTATCACATAAAACATATTCATGAAAGGATCACTGTGATCATGAGGAGATCAGGGGGAACTTTTTTATCAAAAGGTCCAATATTTACAAATATGGACATATTAACCACAGTTGATCCAGCAAATGTACACTACATCATGAGtcaaaatttcatgaatttccCCAAAGGGCCAAAATTCAAAGAGTTTTTTGATGTTTTAGGAGATGGAATTTTTAATGCGGACATGGATTTATGGAAGATTCAAAGGAAGACGACTCGTGCTTTGATCACTCACCAACAATTTTACAAGTTTTTAATCAAGACTAGTCGCGAAAAAGTGGAGAAAGGGCTTATTCAGGTTCTTGATCATGTTTGTAACAAGGGTGTCATAGTAGACTTACAAGATTTATTTCAAAGGTTCACTTTTGATACTACTTGTATATTAGTCACTGGATATGATCCTGGTTGTGTATCTATTGATTTCCCTCATGTCCCCTTCTCGAAAGCTATGGATGATGCTGAAGAAGCAATTCTTTTTCGACATGTCATGCCTGGGCCAATTTGGAGGTTACAGAAATGGCTAGGAATTGGAGAAGAAAAGAAGTTGAGTAAAGCTTGGAAAACTATGGATAATGTTATAGGGAACTATATTTCCAAAAAGCGCGATGAGTTGACAAAAATGGAAACTCATGATCAATTGAAAGAGAACGACGAGGGTTTTGATCTTTTGACCTTTTATCTCAAAGAAGGTGAAAATTTGGGAGTGAATTGTGATGATAAGTTCTTGAGGGACACCATATTGAACCTAATGATCGCGGGGCGTGACACTACTAGCTCAGCCCTCACATGGTTCATTTGGCTCGTGACAAAAAATCCACAAGTAGAGAAGAAATTAAGGGAAGAGATCAATTCAATTATTCCAAAAGAAGAAGCTACAAAATGGAGGCTTTTCAATGTTCATGAATTGAACAAATTGGTTTATTTACATGGTGCGTTATGTGATTCACTAAGGCTATATCCACCAGTTCCATTTCAACACAAGGAGCCACTTCAAGAAGATACTCTCCCAAGTGGTCATAAAGTTCATCCAAAGATGAAGATAATGTTCTCATTGTATGCAATGGGGAGAATGGAGTCAATTTGGGGGGGAGATTGTTTAGAATTCAAGCCAGAGAGATGGATTTCAGAGACAGGAACGATTAAGCACGAACCTTCCTATAAGTTCTTGGCTTTTAATGCTGGACCAAGGACTTGTTTAGGGAAAGAAGTGGCTTTCACTCAAATGAAAGCTGTGGCTGCTACTATCATACATAATTACCAAGTTGAAGTTGTGGAAGGATACCCTATTGAACCTAATGCTTCTGTTATTCTCTATATGAGACATGGTTTTAAAGTTAGGATTAGTAGGAGATGGACTAATTAG
- the LOC129887158 gene encoding uncharacterized protein At5g64816, which translates to MVEVWWSLLGAAIPAIVAGQAYRIRRNHAEDQRIKSARGREKSTDDIFVCERVCTSKRMLKKVGAFSKDPIPDTCITVCGVSELDACSDACARTVCVNQHQVPNWNDVCLRRCQSECLKLSSSLPPL; encoded by the coding sequence ATGGTTGAGGTATGGTGGTCCTTGTTGGGGGCTGCTATTCCTGCCATTGTAGCTGGTCAAGCTTACAGAATTAGGAGAAATCATGCTGAGGACCAGAGAATTAAGAGTGCACGTGGCAGGGAGAAGAGCACTGATGATATTTTCGTGTGCGAGAGAGTCTGTACGTCAAAGAGAATGTTGAAGAAGGTGGGTGCATTTTCCAAGGATCCAATTCCTGATACCTGTATTACCGTTTGTGGCGTATCGGAACTTGATGCTTGCTCTGACGCCTGCGCTCGTACTGTCTGTGTTAACCAGCATCAAGTGCCAAACTGGAATGATGTCTGCCTCAGGAGATGTCAGAGTGAATGCCTCAAACTTTCCTCTTCTCTCCCCCCTTTATAG
- the LOC129887150 gene encoding uncharacterized protein LOC129887150 — protein sequence MDFFRKLSILVLFCLITISSEIIHTSGDQQNVLDNQKEQSPTQMLEEAYSMLLTSTLRSLDVAKSYINQLQLKYFPPNVDFRSKDDGSVNGGAGERIMEATQKSFEKTKETVEGSARSAAKAVEQKVHKTAEKVKDTMSAGHKTDEKIEDTVPSGHDEL from the exons atggatttttttagaaaactaagtatacttgttcttttttGTCTTATAACAATTTCCTCTGAAATAATTCACACAAGTGGTGATCAGCAAAATGTTCTAGACAATCAAAAAGAACAATCTCCTACACAAATGCTAGAAGAAGCTTATTCTATGCTTCTTACATCTACATTACGTTCTTTGGATGTGGCTAAGTCCTATATTAATCAACTTCAACTTAAGTATTTTCCTCCAAATGTAGA TTTTAGGAGCAAGGATGATGGCAGTGTTAATGGAGGTGCTGGAGAGAGGATAATGGAGGCTACTCAGAAGAGCTTTGAGAAGACCAAAGAGACGGTAGAAGGATCCGCCAGATCTGCGGCCAAGGCAGTGGAGCAGAAAGTGCATAAAACAGCTGAGAAAGTGAAGGATACCATGTCTGCAGGACACAAAACAGATGAGAAAATTGAGGACACTGTGCCTTCTGGACATGATGAACTCTGA